Proteins from one Paenibacillus amylolyticus genomic window:
- a CDS encoding ABC transporter ATP-binding protein yields MKLEITGIQKSFNQTPALLPTDLTLEHGKFTTLLGPSGCGKTTLLRMLAGLEQPDAGEIRADGQCIYSAAKRIDIPTHKRNLGMVFQDFALWPHMTVYENVAFGLKAGKQKSDLRQKVNEALGMVRLQGMEDRYPHQLSGGQQQRVAFARAVAVRPGVILFDEPLSALDAVLREEMRIEMMSLVRDMGLTALYVTHDQIEAMSMSDEIVVMQKGRILQKGSPETIYSAPSDPYVASFIGKSNWLTPNQSMVRPEHVTWNKTGHDDLCYPGTVLSVSYVGERYEVRVQMEGLGVWTAYINQRVRVGEKVQLHVAPERICRMDGQAGETVKQREVIAAAN; encoded by the coding sequence ATGAAATTAGAGATAACGGGAATTCAAAAATCATTTAATCAAACCCCCGCACTTTTGCCGACAGATCTGACGCTTGAACACGGAAAGTTCACGACACTGCTCGGCCCATCCGGCTGTGGCAAAACAACACTGCTCCGCATGTTGGCCGGGCTGGAACAGCCGGATGCGGGGGAGATTCGTGCAGATGGTCAGTGTATCTACTCTGCGGCGAAGCGGATTGATATACCGACGCACAAGCGTAATCTGGGCATGGTGTTTCAGGATTTTGCATTATGGCCGCATATGACCGTATATGAAAATGTAGCGTTTGGCCTGAAGGCCGGAAAACAGAAATCCGATCTGCGGCAAAAGGTGAATGAAGCCCTTGGCATGGTTCGCCTGCAAGGCATGGAAGATCGTTATCCGCATCAGCTGTCTGGTGGACAGCAGCAACGGGTTGCTTTTGCCAGAGCCGTAGCGGTCAGACCTGGGGTGATCCTGTTCGATGAGCCACTGAGTGCACTGGATGCTGTACTGCGGGAAGAGATGCGGATTGAGATGATGTCGCTGGTTCGGGACATGGGGCTGACTGCGCTGTACGTCACACATGATCAGATTGAAGCGATGTCGATGTCGGATGAAATTGTGGTGATGCAGAAGGGACGGATATTGCAAAAGGGTAGCCCGGAAACGATCTACTCCGCGCCAAGTGATCCCTATGTCGCTTCGTTTATCGGAAAGTCCAACTGGCTCACGCCTAATCAATCGATGGTGCGTCCAGAGCATGTCACCTGGAACAAAACAGGTCATGATGATCTGTGTTATCCAGGAACTGTACTCAGCGTCAGCTATGTAGGTGAACGCTACGAAGTGCGAGTGCAGATGGAAGGGCTCGGAGTATGGACAGCCTATATTAACCAAAGAGTACGCGTAGGGGAGAAGGTTCAGCTCCATGTTGCTCCCGAGCGGATATGCCGCATGGATGGACAGGCTGGCGAAACTGTGAAGCAGC
- a CDS encoding LysR family transcriptional regulator yields MNLIKLQIVELIDKHHHMTSVAELLGIKQPTVTFHMKSLEEEMGVRLFESRSGKTFLTEAGQALLHYSVKINALTQEARRVVKEYDSLYRGTLHIGASYVPATYLMPSILNTFSQEFPGIRIVLSVKPSPVIREMLIRHQIDLGVISSEPFVGPALQAETLCEDDLVLICSPQHDLAQKDVLTPDHIEQIPFALHGDESSTRRLTNQWLAQHDIRLRSTVEMDSLEAIKQLVLIGGHISFMSRMAVRWEEKHGLIQVLPIPGEQAPRHIYTVHNKDRHPSVQVNRFKEVLREVSQDSPYL; encoded by the coding sequence TTGAATCTGATCAAATTGCAAATTGTTGAGCTGATCGATAAACATCATCATATGACAAGCGTGGCCGAATTACTGGGGATCAAACAACCCACCGTTACATTCCATATGAAGTCATTGGAGGAAGAGATGGGCGTGCGATTATTCGAATCACGCAGTGGAAAGACCTTTCTAACGGAGGCCGGACAAGCCCTGCTCCACTATTCCGTCAAAATCAATGCTCTGACCCAAGAAGCAAGGCGGGTAGTGAAAGAATATGACAGTCTCTATCGGGGCACCCTGCACATTGGGGCAAGCTATGTACCGGCTACATATCTGATGCCCAGCATACTCAACACCTTTTCTCAGGAATTTCCGGGCATTCGTATCGTCTTATCTGTCAAACCCTCACCCGTTATTCGCGAGATGTTAATTCGGCATCAGATTGATCTGGGAGTGATCTCTTCCGAGCCATTTGTCGGACCCGCGTTGCAAGCTGAGACGTTATGTGAGGATGACTTGGTATTAATCTGCTCTCCGCAGCATGACTTGGCCCAGAAGGATGTATTGACACCTGACCATATTGAACAGATCCCTTTTGCCTTACATGGCGACGAATCCAGTACTCGGCGGCTAACCAATCAATGGCTCGCGCAGCATGACATTCGTTTGCGGAGTACGGTGGAGATGGATTCCCTGGAAGCCATCAAACAGCTCGTGTTAATCGGAGGGCATATCTCGTTCATGTCTCGGATGGCGGTACGATGGGAGGAGAAGCATGGGCTCATTCAGGTTCTTCCCATTCCCGGAGAGCAGGCGCCGCGCCATATATACACCGTACATAACAAAGACCGCCACCCTTCAGTTCAGGTTAACCGCTTCAAAGAAGTGCTGCGAGAGGTGAGTCAAGACTCCCCCTATCTATGA